In Archangium violaceum, the following are encoded in one genomic region:
- the dbpB gene encoding DGQHR domain-containing protein DpdB, translating to MPKELKLPAVEVRQSKGRTLYSFAVDGKLVHRFATISRVSRREGQLHGYQRPEALAHIEEIRNYLESPSPMVPNAVILAFDSRVRFKPAETKPPSKEVYSRPGFIIIPMEEQPDEDKPGFIVDGQQRLAAIRDAAIDSFPICVTAFITDDIGQQAEQFMLVNSTKPLSKALLYELLPQTRAQLPSSLSRRRLPAQLMVRLNQDERSPLREMIQTATHPTGIIKDNSILKMLEHSLIDGALYEVRKRGDSEDGLEPMMELLRNYWTAVSQVFKEAWGKPPKKSRLMHGAGIISMGLIMDDASALLMETARPPTVQQYAAALQPLEKLCHWTSGTWDFGNGRTRKWNELQNTPKDIDLLARYLTDQYRSLVKDRPQKLRRVAQR from the coding sequence ATGCCGAAAGAACTGAAGCTTCCCGCCGTCGAAGTGCGCCAGTCCAAGGGCCGGACGCTGTACTCGTTCGCGGTGGACGGGAAGCTGGTCCATCGCTTCGCCACCATCTCGCGCGTGAGCCGCAGGGAGGGCCAGCTGCACGGCTACCAGCGGCCCGAGGCCCTCGCGCACATCGAGGAGATCCGCAACTACCTCGAGAGCCCCTCGCCGATGGTGCCCAACGCCGTCATCCTGGCCTTCGACTCGCGCGTGCGCTTCAAGCCGGCGGAGACGAAGCCTCCCTCCAAGGAGGTCTACTCGCGGCCGGGCTTCATCATCATCCCGATGGAGGAGCAGCCCGACGAGGACAAGCCGGGCTTCATCGTGGATGGCCAGCAGCGACTGGCGGCCATCCGCGACGCGGCCATCGACAGCTTCCCCATCTGCGTCACGGCCTTCATCACCGACGACATCGGCCAGCAGGCCGAGCAGTTCATGCTCGTCAATTCGACGAAGCCCCTGTCCAAGGCGCTCCTGTACGAGCTGCTCCCGCAGACCCGCGCCCAGCTCCCCTCGTCCCTCAGCCGCCGCCGGCTCCCGGCCCAGCTCATGGTGCGGCTCAACCAGGATGAGCGCTCTCCGCTCCGGGAGATGATCCAGACGGCCACGCACCCCACGGGCATCATCAAGGACAACTCCATCCTCAAGATGCTCGAGCACAGCCTGATCGATGGCGCGCTCTACGAGGTCCGGAAGCGGGGCGACTCGGAGGATGGCCTCGAGCCCATGATGGAGCTGCTGCGCAACTACTGGACGGCGGTCTCCCAGGTCTTCAAGGAGGCCTGGGGGAAGCCTCCCAAGAAGTCGCGGCTCATGCATGGCGCGGGAATCATCAGCATGGGCCTCATCATGGATGACGCCAGCGCGCTCCTCATGGAGACGGCGCGCCCCCCCACCGTCCAGCAGTACGCGGCCGCGCTCCAGCCGCTCGAGAAGCTCTGCCACTGGACCTCGGGCACCTGGGACTTCGGCAATGGCCGCACGCGCAAGTGGAACGAATTGCAGAACACGCCCAAGGACATCGATCTGCTCGCCAGGTACCTCACCGACCAGTACCGGAGTCTGGTGAAGGACCGGCCGCAGAAGCTGCGCCGGGTCGCCCAGCGCTGA
- the dpdA gene encoding tRNA-guanine transglycosylase DpdA — protein MKFFLPDSQDLVDPSFDFELERRSMTRQRQRDDLYAHEVFSTPAFDGLLVSKGIVDGFGVLGSRYTLSQRRRLQRDGAPQFFRLDNAPYPLEIMGDCGAFTYVDEEEPPYSVDEVLAFYESCRFHYGVSLDHVILEFDPAADAPGAEEDVISPAIRARQQLTLERAREFLRKHKAGGHSFKPLGVAQGWSPKSYAAAVKALQKMGYDYIALGGMVPLKTQEIRLCLEEIQAVRKPGTRLHLLGVTRPEHLQEFSRLGIASFDSTSPLRQAFKDARDNYYLDGHKYTAIRIPQIEGNPDLQKKIFAGQVSQESARRLERECLESMRLFDQGRRTVRQTLEVLLEYERLYDPDTKPKRNDHAAAYEQTLENAPWRRCACEVCGKLKHHVILFRGAERNRRRGFHNIWTLYRQMHERGLGEGSPFQEEMGPRARRAKARAHG, from the coding sequence GTGAAGTTCTTCCTGCCAGACAGCCAGGATCTCGTCGATCCCTCCTTCGACTTCGAGCTGGAGCGCCGCTCGATGACCCGCCAGCGCCAGCGGGACGACCTCTATGCCCACGAGGTCTTCTCCACGCCCGCCTTCGACGGCCTGCTGGTGTCCAAGGGAATCGTCGACGGCTTCGGCGTCCTGGGCAGCCGCTACACCCTGTCCCAGCGCCGTCGGCTCCAGCGCGATGGCGCTCCCCAGTTCTTCCGTCTGGACAACGCCCCCTACCCGCTGGAGATCATGGGCGACTGCGGCGCCTTCACCTACGTGGACGAGGAGGAGCCTCCGTACTCCGTCGACGAGGTGCTCGCCTTCTACGAGAGCTGCCGCTTCCACTACGGTGTGTCGCTCGACCACGTCATCCTTGAGTTCGACCCCGCCGCGGATGCCCCGGGCGCCGAGGAGGACGTCATCTCCCCCGCCATCCGCGCCCGGCAGCAGCTCACCCTCGAGCGCGCCCGGGAGTTCCTGCGCAAGCACAAGGCGGGAGGCCATTCCTTCAAGCCGCTCGGGGTGGCCCAGGGGTGGAGCCCGAAGTCCTACGCCGCCGCGGTGAAGGCGCTCCAGAAGATGGGCTACGACTACATCGCCCTGGGCGGCATGGTTCCCCTCAAGACGCAGGAGATCCGCCTGTGCCTGGAGGAGATTCAAGCGGTCCGCAAGCCGGGCACCCGCCTGCACCTGCTGGGCGTGACGCGCCCCGAGCACCTCCAGGAGTTCTCCCGCCTGGGCATCGCCTCCTTCGACAGCACGTCCCCACTGCGGCAGGCCTTCAAGGATGCCCGCGACAACTATTACCTGGACGGGCACAAGTACACGGCCATCCGCATCCCGCAGATCGAAGGCAACCCCGACCTGCAGAAGAAGATCTTCGCCGGCCAGGTGTCCCAGGAGAGCGCGCGCCGGCTGGAGCGCGAGTGCCTGGAGTCCATGCGTCTGTTCGATCAGGGCCGGCGCACGGTCCGCCAGACGCTGGAGGTGCTGCTGGAGTACGAGCGGCTCTACGACCCGGACACGAAGCCGAAGAGAAACGACCACGCCGCCGCCTACGAGCAGACGCTGGAGAATGCGCCCTGGCGCCGCTGTGCGTGCGAGGTGTGCGGGAAATTGAAACACCACGTCATCCTCTTCCGGGGCGCGGAGCGCAACCGGAGGCGCGGCTTCCACAACATCTGGACGCTGTATCGCCAGATGCACGAGCGCGGGCTGGGCGAGGGCTCCCCGTTCCAGGAGGAAATGGGTCCGCGCGCGCGCCGGGCGAAGGCGCGCGCCCACGGGTGA
- a CDS encoding RBBP9/YdeN family alpha/beta hydrolase, which yields MSTEASPAVFILPGLYNSGPEHWQTHWERERTDCQRIEQAEWNTPRREDWVATLELAIAGARRPVVLVAHSLACILVAHWAAAHPANHGKVRGALLVAPSDTEAPGFPAGTSGFAPMPRQRLPFPSVVVASTNDAFITMERITGLAADWGAKLVNVGAKDHLGSAARLGSWREGQALLEELLQAAVRGHGT from the coding sequence ATGTCCACAGAAGCCTCCCCCGCCGTGTTCATCCTTCCGGGCCTCTACAACTCGGGCCCCGAGCATTGGCAGACCCACTGGGAGCGGGAGCGGACGGACTGCCAGCGCATCGAGCAGGCGGAGTGGAACACACCCCGGAGGGAGGACTGGGTGGCCACGCTGGAACTGGCCATCGCGGGAGCGCGGCGGCCGGTGGTGCTCGTGGCACATAGCCTCGCGTGCATCCTGGTCGCGCATTGGGCAGCGGCGCATCCCGCCAATCATGGCAAGGTCCGCGGTGCCCTGCTGGTCGCGCCCAGCGACACGGAGGCCCCCGGCTTTCCGGCGGGAACGAGCGGCTTCGCGCCCATGCCGCGCCAGCGGCTCCCGTTTCCTTCAGTAGTGGTGGCGAGCACCAATGACGCGTTCATCACGATGGAGCGAATCACCGGGCTTGCCGCGGACTGGGGAGCGAAGCTCGTGAACGTGGGCGCGAAGGACCACCTGGGCAGCGCGGCCCGCCTTGGCTCTTGGCGCGAAGGCCAGGCCTTGTTGGAAGAGTTGCTCCAGGCTGCTGTACGGGGTCACGGGACGTAG
- a CDS encoding imm11 family protein: MERRFFRLGIDVDVAGRWYLGEPTRLTGQELEDVWEFSYGRPVEVRERLRVSVDRPGRPLDFDTAGVGQAPIVNVRVAAVFREMAPNDVQLFPVEVQGQAETYYLVNVARTVRCIDDKASAEVQFYSAGDGRPERVGEYRSVIGLRIDKSKVGDARVFRLWGWHPPVIVDEEIKAALERTGMVGGRFDEV; encoded by the coding sequence ATGGAGCGACGCTTTTTCCGGCTAGGCATTGACGTGGATGTGGCGGGGCGCTGGTACCTGGGAGAGCCGACTCGCCTTACCGGTCAGGAGCTAGAGGACGTTTGGGAATTCAGCTATGGTCGGCCCGTCGAGGTTCGCGAGCGACTGCGCGTCTCGGTTGACCGACCCGGGAGGCCACTGGACTTCGACACAGCGGGGGTTGGGCAAGCCCCCATCGTCAACGTGCGAGTGGCCGCTGTCTTCCGTGAGATGGCCCCCAACGATGTTCAGCTCTTTCCTGTCGAGGTTCAAGGACAGGCCGAGACTTACTATCTTGTGAACGTGGCGCGGACAGTCCGGTGCATTGACGATAAGGCGAGCGCAGAAGTTCAGTTCTACAGTGCGGGAGATGGGCGGCCAGAGCGAGTCGGGGAGTACCGCTCAGTGATAGGTCTGCGCATTGACAAGTCGAAGGTTGGCGATGCCCGCGTGTTCCGGCTTTGGGGCTGGCACCCGCCGGTCATCGTTGATGAGGAGATCAAAGCGGCCCTGGAACGAACTGGCATGGTGGGTGGGCGATTCGACGAAGTCTGA
- a CDS encoding AHH domain-containing protein yields MKICAIVALLLLASGCATTRIVNLDTGQGAPSVWQPVETKPIEIDEAEFKRAVVQLMLDLKLNVIHEEPEQDARLFLLASAGGVVDGAQGRTMAQSHARIGQQQSDPRARLNLLAGELTLDPTQLRMMSLFFAFDTVWEGVEEAVKDFADPAALRTMVVSMVGTALVMLVAPEPITKLVAIALTASLIAYLGTGPVWNLGQGFLRLMEESKNARTISELEDVGHRFGKVLGDNGARVLVIVALSVLGGRNATAAQGSKLPGAAQAALRAQAEGGFQLSAAWTGGVQSIAMPSAGVLNVVLAPTAVAAVAMGPGSAMQGDPEGDIHHICTNKNEISEASGGPWTPLFERYFRLARMELNDPANQVRIKGHKGPHSREYHQAVLDRIARAMQGCRGAAQCRAALVDELAKIAKDLTTAGTELRKLVTKNPEA; encoded by the coding sequence ATGAAGATCTGCGCAATCGTCGCGTTGCTGTTGCTCGCGTCAGGTTGCGCAACGACGCGAATCGTGAACCTGGACACTGGACAGGGGGCGCCGAGCGTCTGGCAACCCGTTGAGACCAAACCTATTGAAATCGATGAAGCAGAGTTCAAGAGGGCTGTCGTGCAACTCATGCTCGACTTGAAGCTGAATGTCATACATGAGGAGCCCGAGCAGGATGCCCGGCTTTTTCTACTTGCTTCGGCTGGAGGGGTGGTTGACGGGGCCCAGGGGCGCACGATGGCCCAGTCGCATGCACGGATCGGACAACAGCAGAGTGACCCCAGAGCGCGGCTGAATCTGCTCGCGGGGGAGTTGACTCTGGATCCGACGCAGCTGCGCATGATGTCGCTCTTCTTCGCATTCGATACAGTCTGGGAAGGCGTCGAGGAAGCGGTAAAGGACTTCGCGGACCCTGCTGCCCTCCGCACAATGGTTGTGTCCATGGTGGGGACCGCACTTGTGATGTTGGTTGCACCCGAGCCCATCACCAAGCTTGTTGCGATTGCGTTAACGGCATCATTGATTGCGTATCTCGGCACCGGCCCCGTGTGGAACCTCGGACAGGGATTCCTGCGGCTCATGGAGGAGTCAAAGAACGCCCGTACCATCTCGGAGTTGGAGGATGTTGGACACCGATTCGGGAAAGTGCTCGGAGACAATGGTGCTCGGGTTCTGGTTATCGTCGCCTTGTCCGTTCTCGGCGGTAGGAACGCCACGGCTGCGCAGGGCTCCAAGCTACCAGGCGCGGCGCAGGCGGCGTTGAGGGCACAGGCCGAAGGCGGGTTTCAGCTATCTGCGGCGTGGACAGGCGGGGTGCAATCGATTGCCATGCCTTCAGCGGGAGTGCTGAATGTCGTACTTGCCCCCACGGCCGTTGCAGCGGTCGCCATGGGCCCCGGGAGTGCCATGCAGGGCGACCCCGAAGGCGACATTCACCACATCTGCACGAACAAGAACGAAATCTCCGAGGCTTCTGGCGGCCCATGGACTCCGCTGTTCGAGCGCTATTTCAGGCTGGCCAGGATGGAACTCAATGACCCTGCGAACCAGGTGCGCATCAAGGGGCACAAGGGACCTCACTCTCGCGAGTACCACCAGGCCGTGTTGGACCGGATCGCGAGAGCAATGCAGGGATGCCGGGGGGCCGCGCAGTGCCGGGCCGCGTTGGTTGACGAACTGGCAAAGATCGCGAAAGACCTTACAACGGCGGGTACAGAGCTGCGGAAGCTGGTCACGAAGAACCCCGAGGCATGA
- the nhaR gene encoding transcriptional activator NhaR, whose translation MSWLNYHHLLYFWTVARAGSIAKASQELHLAQPTISAQLKLLEESLGHKLFERQGRRLVLTDVGRTVLRYAEDIFRLGNELKNVVNGMPSGQGLRVAVGVTDVIPKLVAERLLQPAFDVSPDLRITCREGPLPQLLASLALHELDVVLADSPSPEPVSVRSFNHLLGKCGVSFFAAPRLAHLSKGFPRSLDSAPVLLPSDASSVRRSLEMWFDSRGIHPVITGDFDDYALLLAFGQRGHGVFAAPSVIEQEVCRQFNVSVIGHTDDIETCFYAISVERRLRHPAVVAIAETARSRLFG comes from the coding sequence GTGAGCTGGCTCAACTACCACCACCTCCTCTACTTCTGGACCGTCGCCCGCGCCGGCTCCATCGCCAAGGCCAGCCAGGAGCTCCACCTCGCCCAGCCCACCATCAGCGCCCAGCTCAAGCTCCTCGAGGAGTCCCTCGGCCACAAGCTCTTCGAACGCCAGGGCCGCCGCCTCGTCCTCACCGACGTCGGCCGCACCGTCCTCCGCTACGCCGAGGACATCTTCCGCCTCGGCAACGAGCTCAAGAACGTCGTCAACGGCATGCCCTCCGGTCAGGGCCTCCGCGTCGCCGTCGGCGTCACCGACGTCATCCCCAAGCTCGTCGCCGAGCGCCTCCTCCAGCCCGCCTTCGACGTCTCCCCTGACCTCCGCATCACCTGCCGCGAAGGTCCTCTGCCCCAGCTCCTCGCCTCCCTCGCCCTCCACGAGCTCGACGTCGTCCTCGCCGATTCCCCCTCCCCCGAGCCCGTCAGCGTCCGCTCCTTCAACCACCTGCTCGGCAAGTGCGGCGTCTCCTTCTTCGCCGCCCCCAGGCTCGCTCACCTGTCCAAGGGCTTCCCTCGCTCCCTCGATAGCGCCCCCGTCCTCCTCCCCTCCGACGCCTCCTCCGTCCGCCGCTCCCTCGAAATGTGGTTCGACTCCCGCGGCATCCACCCCGTCATCACCGGCGACTTCGATGACTACGCCCTCTTGTTGGCCTTCGGGCAGCGCGGCCACGGCGTCTTCGCCGCCCCCTCCGTCATCGAGCAGGAGGTGTGTCGACAGTTCAATGTCTCCGTCATCGGGCACACCGATGACATCGAGACCTGCTTCTACGCCATCTCCGTCGAGCGGCGACTCAGGCACCCCGCTGTTGTCGCCATCGCCGAGACGGCTCGATCACGGTTGTTCGGGTAG